In Flavobacterium sp. 83, the genomic window TCGTTTCGTGAACAAACGATCTGTTTTGGCAAATAACTTCCAATCGATATGTTTAGTGCTTTCCCCAACATTATAGACTTTGTGTTCCGCAAACTCTGCCGAAAATCCATGAAACGGACTTTTATGCATTCCCGAAATAAAACCTTCCACAACCTGATTAGCCAGCAATTCAAGATGCTGAAAACTGGAAACTTTCTCTATTTGCGATTCGATCTTCATATCTCAAATGTATTAAAAGATTAAATGATTTAAATTAAAAGATTACAGAAACTAGATAAAGAAGGTGAAATAAATTCAGTAAACAAAAAAAAGGTCTGACTTTCGCCAAACCTTTTATCTGAATCCGTACAGATTCTATGTAAATCATAATCTACCGATTACAACAAAGCGTCTAAACTATCTGCGTAGGTTTGTTTCGGAGCAACTCCTACTTGTTTTCCTACTACTTCTCCGTTATGAAAAACCAACACTGTTGGAATATTTCTCACCCCGTATTTTGCAGCAAATTCTTGGTTAGCATCAACATCAACTTTTCCTACCACTACTTTCCCTGCGTATTCTTCGCTGATTTCGTCAATGATTGGCCCAACCATTCTACAAGGTCCACACCATGCTGCCCAAAAATCCACCATTACCGGTTTGTCTGATTTCAAAACTACTTCATCAAAAGTAGCATCTGTTATTGCTAAAGCCATATTTTTTTATTTAAATGTTTAAGGTTTCAATCCTGAGTACAAATTTAGAAATTAAAAACTAATCAAACTACATTCATAAATTAGTTTTGATTATAAGTGTATTGTCAATTGCTATTTTTAATAAATTCAGGAGCTTTTTCCTGCTGTACGCTGTATCTTTCCTTGCCTAAAGAAGGCAAGGAAAGGATGCCGCTTCCATCAGGGCTAGGACATAGTGCTCTAATTCAACTTAAAGTTAATTTGCATTTTCTCCAGCTCCACTAGTAATTCATTTGAGATTTTAATTTTCAATTTTCTGCTTGGCATAGTCAGCTTGGTTACAACCTTAATTTCTTCTACTTCTTCTAATTTTGCTACAGTACTTGTCTCTGGAATTTCGAGAGCTTCCATTTCAGAATCTTCATTTTCGTCGACAAAAACTTCTTCCTCATTTTCTATTTCAACAGGAGCTACGGTAACTAGTCGTTTTATTTTCTCCAGTTCCATAATTTCAAAAGAAACTGTATTATCTCCTTTATTTTCTTGAAAGAGGTGACTTAATTTATGGATAAAATCATTTTCTAAATCTGATATATTCAGAAGCAAGATTAATTTCTTAGCGAAAATATCCAATACATCCTGTAATTGTTTTGCATCAGTAAACTGCATTCTTGGTTCCGATTTTTTTCCAGTTTCTCTATTAACCCATCCGTCTTTAATCAGAATTTTAAAATAAACAAAATTATTAGGAAGCAGGTATCGATGAAAATTTAGGTACTCTTCATTAAATATTTTAAATTCAAAACTTTCGTCAAAACCTTCTAAGTTAAAAATCGCCCATTCCTTACCGTTTTTGGCTATCCGTCTTTGTACATTAGAAACAATACCTCCAAAAGTAAGGGTTTTACCCACGTAAAGCTCCATGTTTTTAAGCATTTCCAATTTCGAATTGCAGAAATACTTCATTTCAAATTTAAAATCGTCCAGCGGATGTCCCGAGATGTAAATCCCAACAACCTCTTTTTCTTTAGCGAGTTTTTCCATCGTACTCCAATCCTCGCAAGGCGGCACAATAGGCTCCGCAATTTGCACTTCGCTGGTATCACC contains:
- the trxA gene encoding thioredoxin, with the protein product MALAITDATFDEVVLKSDKPVMVDFWAAWCGPCRMVGPIIDEISEEYAGKVVVGKVDVDANQEFAAKYGVRNIPTVLVFHNGEVVGKQVGVAPKQTYADSLDALL